A portion of the Pan troglodytes isolate AG18354 chromosome 10, NHGRI_mPanTro3-v2.0_pri, whole genome shotgun sequence genome contains these proteins:
- the CD69 gene encoding early activation antigen CD69: MSSENCFVAENSSLHPESGQENDATSPHFSTRHEGSFQVPVLCAVMNVVFITILIIALIALSVGQYNCPGQYTFSMPSDSHVSSCSEDWVGYQRKCYFISTVKRSWTSAQNACSEHGATLAVIDSEKDMNFLKRYAGREEHWVGLKKEPGHPWKWSNGKEFNNWFNVTGSEKCVFLKNTEVSSMECEKNLYWICNKPYK; the protein is encoded by the exons ATGAGCTCTGAAAATTGTTTCGTAGCAGAGAACAGCTCTTTGCATCCGGAGAGTGGACAAGAAA ATGATGCCACCAGTCCCCATTTTTCAACACGTCATGAAGGGTCCTTCCAAGTTCCTGTCCTGTGTGCTGTAATGAATGTGGTCTTCATCACCATTTTAATCATAGCTCTCATTGCCTTATCAG TGGGCCAATACAATTGTCCAGGCCAATACACATTCTCAATGCCATCAGACAGCCATGTTTCTTCATGCTCTGAGGACTGGGTTGGCTACCAGAGGAAATGCTACTTTATTTCTACTGTGAAGAGGAGCTGGACTTCAGCCCAAAATGCTTGTTCTGAACATGGTGCTACTCTTGCTGTCATTGATTCTGAAAAGGACAtg AACTTTCTAAAACGATACGCAGGTAGAGAGGAACACTGGGTTGGACTGAAAAAGGAACCTGGTCACCCATGGAAGTGGTCAAATGGCAAAGAATTTAACAACTG GTTCAACGTTACAGGGTCTGAGAAGTGTGTTTTTCTGAAAAACACAGAGGTCAGCAGCATGGAATGTGAGAAGAATTTATACTGGATATGTAACAAACCTTACAAATAA